Proteins encoded in a region of the Triticum dicoccoides isolate Atlit2015 ecotype Zavitan chromosome 3A, WEW_v2.0, whole genome shotgun sequence genome:
- the LOC119270016 gene encoding hornerin-like, which produces MSIVKRALGFSGGYGQSKPVISYHTHNSDSVTTVVTEISHMSLNEKQAGYKTASLTELCSEDAEVQKHGYGQQAYGSDVGGYGEQKVSSYQHESGAGGYSAHHHESSVQKHGGYGGQKASSYQHGGYDAASHDSTGATQKHGYGEQKAYQHYGAEAHHDSSAQKHGYGEQKAYGGHHQDSKVQKSGYGGEHTAYQHEGNLKGYTALHQDSKVQKHGYGEKAHGYGEQKAYVDCTVQKPGYGEHKAYEHGSAAAALHHDSYGVVKKHGYGGEQYQHGAAAGGYDGVHHDSSVQKHGYGEKAYQHGSDAGGYGGVHHGSATQKHGYGAGQKAYAHDADAGGYDAAFHHGGAKQTKHGYGGGQMAYQHGADAGGYTSNTTFYHGGVAQNASYQQGRAAGVVQKQHGGYGGVQNAYPQQGCGAGGVAGYDALAQRREREKQRFDQGCESDEESEEDSDCEEEEVGLAAPGGTQYYAAYERHQQLGGGGYGGGCAQPKKHRYY; this is translated from the coding sequence ATGTCCATCGTCAAGCGTGCTTTGGGCTTCAGCGGCGGCTACGGCCAGAGCAAGCCCGTGATAAGCTACCACACCCACAACTCCGACTCGGTGACCACCGTCGTGACGGAGATCAGCCACATGAGCCTCAACGAGAAGCAGGCGGGGTACAAGACGGCCTCCCTCACGGAGCTGTGCAGCGAGGACGCCGAAGTGCAGAAGCACGGCTACGGGCAGCAGGCGTACGGGAGCGACGTCGGAGGCTACGGCGAACAAAAGGTGTCGTCGTACCAGCATGAGAGCGGCGCCGGAGGGTACAGCGCTCACCACCACGAAAGCTCCGTGCAGAAGCACGGCGGCTACGGTGGGCAGAAGGCGTCGTCGTACCAGCATGGAGGCTACGACGCTGCCAGCCACGACAGCACAGGCGCCACGCAGAAGCATGGCTACGGTGAGCAGAAGGCTTACCAGCATTATGGGGCTGAGGCCCACCATGACAGCTCGGCGCAGAAGCATGGCTACGGCGAGCAGAAGGCGTACGGTGGTCACCACCAGGACAGCAAGGTCCAGAAGAGCGGCTACGGCGGCGAGCATACGGCGTACCAGCATGAAGGCAATCTCAAGGGGTACACCGCTCTCCACCAGGACAGCAAGGTCCAGAAGCATGGCTACGGCGAGAAGGCGCACGGCTACGGCGAGCAGAAGGCGTACGTGGACTGCACGGTCCAGAAGCCCGGCTACGGCGAGCACAAGGCGTACGAGCatgggagcgccgccgccgccctccaccacGACAGCTACGGCGTCGTGAAGAAGCACGGCTACGGCGGCGAGCAGTACCAGCATGGCGCTGCAGCGGGAGGGTACGACGGCGTCCACCACGACAGCTCGGTGCAGAAGCACGGCTACGGGGAGAAGGCGTACCAGCACGGGAGCGACGCCGGAGGGTACGGCGGTGTCCACCACGGCAGCGCGACGCAGAAGCACGGCTACGGCGCTGGGCAGAAGGCTTACGCGCACGATGCAGATGCCGGAGGGTACGACGCTGCTTTCCACCATGGCGGCGCGAAGCAGACGaagcacggctacggcggcggaCAGATGGCTTACCAGCATGGTGCCGACGCCGGAGGGTACACCAGTAACACCACTTTCTACCACGGCGGCGTGGCGCAGAACGCGTCGTACCAGCAAGGGCGCGCCGCCGGTGTCGTCCAGAAGCAGCACGGGGGCTACGGCGGCGTGCAAAATGCGTACCCGCAGCAAGGGTGCGGCGCCGGCGGCGTCGCAGGGTATGATGCTCTTGCCCAACGCCGTGAGAGAGAGAAGCAGCGGTTCGACCAGGGGTGTGAGAGCGACGAAGAGAGCGAGGAGGATAGCGACTgcgaagaggaggaggtgggcctTGCGGCGCCCGGCGGCACGCAGTACTACGCGGCGTACGAGCGCCACCagcagctcggcggcggcggctatggcggcggGTGCGCACAGCCCAAGAAGCACAGGTACTACTGA